CGATTTTATTCCTGACACATGATTATCGCTTTGGCTATGTCTGGAAAACATCGAACAACGAGATGCACCCACTCTATCTAATTTCTGCAGTCTGGGGCGGGATGGATGGATCGATGCTGCTCTGGGCTGTGGTTACTTCGATTTATGGAATTTTCTGTGTCAGATCTTTGAGATTTGCCCAGCAAACTTTCCGCAGCGCAACGTATGCATTCTTTCACGCTGGGACACTTTTTTTCTACTCAGTCGTATGTTTTTTTACCAATCCGTTTCGACTGTTGCCGACTGAACAAATTCCAAGCGACGGGTCAGGATTAAATCCGCTTTTACAAAACCCTTCAATGTTAATTCATCCACCCTGCTTGTACTTAGGGTTCACCGGACTTTTAGTGCCTGCGGCCTTGATGTGCGGCGCCTTGATGACGCGTAGTCTAACTGCTGACTGGCTGGCAAGTTTACGACGAGCGACATTAATTCCCTGGGCATTTCTCACCTGTGGCATAATTCTCGGAGGTCATTGGGCTTATATCGAACTTGGTTGGGGCGGGTTTTGGGCTTGGGATCCGGTTGAGAACGCATCTTTCTTACCTTGGCTGACAAGCACTGCCTTAATTCATTCGATTATGGTGCAAGAGCGCCGCGGAATTCTGAAATTCTGGAACGCGCTGCTTGCGTTTCTTTCCTATGGGCTTTGCGTTTTTGGAACATTTCTCACGCGCTCGGGAGTAGTGCAGAGCGTACACGCCTTTGCCGAAACAGATGTGGGCTGGGTCTTTTTGTCGTATTTAGCGATTTACACGCTAAGCATTGCGCTGATCTGCTTTGCACGCTGGGAACAATTTGCAGCCGAGAACCCAATTGAGACATTTTATTCTCGCGAAGCGGTGTTTCTGATTAACAATCTGCTCTTAGTTTCCATCTGTTTTGCCACATGTTGGGGGGTGTTATTCCCTGTAATTAGTGAGGCGGTGGTTGGCGAGAAAAGTGTTGTCGGACCGCCATTTTTTAATCAAGTTAATAGCCCGCTATTTTTATGTCTGCTCTTCCTGATGGGCACAGGGCCGCTTTTGGCCTGGCGCAGAACGAGTTTATCTAAACTAAAATCATTACTTGCTTTTCCATTATTGGTTGGCAGTGCTGCAACAGTGACACTTTTTATCATTGATTTAAGTCGTCCACTTGCCGCACTAAGTTTTGGGATTTTACTGATGGGCATGACGACAATTCTTGCCGAATTTAGGCGAGGACTGAGAGTGCAAAATGAAATCTTGCCGAACATGAAGCGGCTCTCGCTAGCTGCAATTTGGAGATTAATCCGGCAAAAGCCACGGCGTTACTGTGGCTATCTTGTGCATGCAGGAATTTATGTGATGGCGCTTGGAATTATTGCCTCGAGTGTTTACAAAATCGAGCGTGATGTAAGTTTGGTACCAGGGGAGGCAGTTGAAATTGGACGCTACCGGATTGAACTTGCCAACTTACGTGAGCAAAGCTTTCCCAATTATCAGGCTTTAATTGCTGAAGTTAAAGTGCTCGATCGCAACAATTCATTAATTCAAATTCTTTTCCCTGAGCAGCGTTTTTATCCACGGGGAGAACAGGTTACCTCTGAAGTTGCGGTGCATTCGACCTTGCTTGAAGATGTTTATCTGGCTTTAGGCGGGCTTGATAATTCAAGCTCGGAAAGTCGCGCTGCGTTTAAAATTTTCTTAAATCCGCTGCAAGTTTGGCTTTGGATTGGAGCTGGAGTGCTTTTTTGTGGGATCTTTTTACTGATTGTCTTGACGCGATTGGAGCCTGTTGCGGTTGTGGCAGGTGGCAGTGCGCGAGTAGTAAGTCCAGTGTCGGGGAGGCAGCATGCATAACCTCGAGGCACTAGCTGCAGTATTCATTTGTATTTTTGGTGTTGCCCATTTAATCGTTCCATTTTTCGACGCCCAAGTTTTAATTGACGAGCCAAAGGCAGTTACCGCCTTGGACCAGGCACTCAAACCGCAGGTTGAACCACAAGTTTTTGAAGTTGAATTGGAAGAAGATTTTAAGGCGGGTAAATTAAGCCTGGAAGAGTATCAAGCGGAGAAAAAACATTTTTCTCCAAACACGCCAGATACGGATTAATGGAACAAGCAAATTTTATATTTGAAGATTTATCCAAGTGGTTCGGGCGCAAACCGGTTTTTACAAAATTGTCCTGTAAGCTTACAGCCGGAGAAATTCTTGGCATTCGGGGACAAAATGGCAGCGGTAAAACTACGCTCTTGCGCTGCCTGGCTGGACTAAATTCGCCGACAAGTGGAAAAATTAGTTGGCCCAACCAAGTAGCAAAACAATTAAAACGACCAGTGCTAGGAGTGCTCGATCACGATAATTTTTTCTACGAAACACTAAAATTAATCGAGATTTTAAAGATTCATGCAACTATTCGCGGACTCGATGACTTGGCTGTTACGCGAGTGTTGGATGATTTTGGGCTTCAAGAAATTAAATTTGATTTGATTTCTACACTTTCGCAGGGTTTTCGTCGTCGCGCTGCACTGGCAGTAGCTTTTTTGGGCGATCCACTAGTGCTGATCCTGGATGAGCCATTTTCAAACCTAGATGCAAAGAGCGCTGGGAAGCTGGTCGATCTTTTAAGACAAAGAAAATCTTCAACTAGCGTGACGCTACTCTCCTATCACCAGCAAGCAGAAGTTCAGGATCTGTGTGATTATAGTCTCGATCTATCGAACGGTTTGGAGAGCGACATCTCGCGAGGTGCTAGCCGGTGAAACTCTTGATTGCACTAGTGCGCCGTGATCTCAGCATGCTCATCCGCGACACTGCACTTTTCTATGGAGTGGTTGCAGTGGTGCTTACCTTTGCCACACTTGCTGGAATCTTGTCGCGACTTGCAGTAGCCGATGATCGGCTGCGTCTTGATCTTACTTTGGCCCTAATTGTTTTGAATTGGTTACTTGTCGGTCGCGAAGTGAGTCGGACTTTTGCGGAGAATGATTTCCAGAATCGCACCCTCAATGGTTTAGCAGTGATGGGCCTCGACCTGGGAAGTCATTTTATTGCCCGTGTGTTTTCTGGAACGGTTTTTGTCGCAGCACTAAACCTGCTTGGACTTTTCGCCACACTCTATATTTCTGGCCTCGATCTGTTTACTCAGGGATTCGCGCAGTTCGCTCCAGTTTTATTTACCCTCGGACTATTCGCACTGGGGATTACGGCCTTAGCTACCTTACTTGCGGCGATTGCAGTGCAAATTTCTGGCTTAGGATTAGTTTTCGACATTTTACTTTTGCCCTTGGCCATTCCGCAGACGCTCGGTGTGCTGGCAGTCTTACAATCGAGCGTTGAGCGAGCGCCTAATATTTTTCTAAGTTCAGCAATGCTATTGACTTTTGGATTTGCGATTTTAGTTGTAGGTTTGGGGTTGATCTTGTTTGAATTTTTAGTGAATTATGATCGTGCAAGGTAGGGGCGTTCAAGCAGATGAGTAATATTTTATCGCCAGAGCAGTTGATCTCCAGTGTTTGGGCCCGTTGGGTGCTGCCCAGTTTGAGTGTTTTACTAATCTGCCTCGTGCAATATCTGATTTTTATTGTTGTACCAGATGAAAATGTGATGGGCTCTGCGCAGCGCATTTTTTATTTTCATGTTGGCGCAGCTTTTACCAGCTATTTGATGATTGCCATACTTTTTATTGCCAGCGTTTATTATCTCTGGAGTGCGGACGCTCGATCTGATCACTTTGCTCGTGCTGCGGCAGAGATTGCGCTACTTTTTGCTTCAATCGTGCTGATTACCGGCATGATTTGGGGGAAGTCTTCCTGGAACACGTATTGGCGTTGGGAGCCGCGCATCGTTTCACAGCTAATTTTATGGCTGACACTTGCAGGCTACGTGCTTGTTCGTAAATTATTGGCCACAGAAGAAGTGCAGGCAGCGCGCTTTGCCGCTGTCTTAGGCGTGCTGGCAACGGTGTTGGTGCCTGTTGTGATTTTTTCGATCAGACTGATTGAGCCAAGTGCACAACTCCATCCGCAGGTAATCTCCAACCAAGGACTACGTGCCCCCAGCTTTGTTTGGACCTTACTGACTGCTACGTTGGCACTCGGTACTTTCGCTAGCTGGTTGTGGTTACTCTTAGTAGCTAAACTTTTTTTACAAGCTGAGATCACTAACCTTTCTCGGCAGCGCCATCTTGAAGAATAGGGGAATTATATGAATTCTAACACTCCACAGACCTATTGGTACCTTTTTCTAGGCTATACAGCTTTCTGGTTGCTAATCAGCGCGTTTCTTGTTGTATTTGGCAATAAATTGAGAAAAATGAATGATGAAATTGTGCGTTTGAAGGAGCGCAATTCTAAATGAGCAAGCAAGTTAGAAAAGCTGTAATCCCAGCAGCTGGATTAGGAACGAGATTTTTACCGGCAACAAAATCTGTGCCCAAAGAGCTACTACCGATCGTTGACACCCCAACGGTGCAGTATATCGTGAAGGAAGCTTCTGATTCAGGAATTGAAACAGTTATTTTTATTACAGGTCGTGGCAAGAACGCGATTATTGATCATTTTGACATCTATCCTGAACTTGAAGCTAAGCTTCAAGGGGAAGGCAAGTCAGAGTTATTGAAAGCTTTGCACGACACTAGCTATTTAGCGAAATTTGTAAGTGTCAGGCAGGGGGAGCCACGCGGGCTTGGTCACGCAGTGCTCTGCGCCAAGGACGTAGTCGGGGAGGAGCCTTTTGTTGTGCTTCTCGGCGATGATTTAGTTGATGCCGTGACACCCTGCACGCAGCAAATGATTGATATTTACAATAAATATCAAAAATCAGTTGTGGCTTTGATGCGTGTTGGTGATGAGGATGTGTCTAAGTTTGGAATTTGTGGCGGGCACCAGATTGCAGAGCGCGTCTATGAATTAGACACGATGGTTGAAAAGCCGAGCTTAACTGATGCGCCTTCTAATTTAGCGATTGTCGGACGTTACGTGCTTGGGCCAAACATTTTTAAATATCTCGAAGAGACCGATCCGGGTAAGAATGGAGAAATTCAATTAACTGATGCGATGGAGCGAATGATGAAGACAGAAGGCTTTATTGGTTACGAATTTAGTGGCCAACGCTTTGATGCGGGGGATAAATTCGGCTTCATCCAAGCTGGCATCCATTACGGCCTGAAGCGTCGTGATATTGCTCCACGCCTTAAGGCCTACATGCGCGAGTTACTGAACAGTAATTCTTAGCGCATTTTTGCTATGAACTGCAGTGACATTGCGTGGAAAATTTTACTCTCCAACCAAGCTCACGCAGTTCGTAGCGGAATTATCCGAGAAAATCCAAGAAAGCTTACGCTAATTCAAGCTGAGTGTTTGCTACAGTGGGTGATCCAGCAAGCAGATCTCAGCAATCGATTGGTGAGCGGCACACTTTACCGTTACATCTCAGCGCTCAGGCATTTCGCGCTCGATGACCAAGCCTTTGCCGAGGTGATTGATGCTCATGGCCTTAGTCTGCCACATAAAAAATATCGTGAGCAGGCCTTATTGCTACGTGACCAATTTGACGAAGTGCAGCGCAGGCTGAATTACTTCGCCGAGGAGCGCATTCTTGAACTGGCCTTTGAATTATTAAGTCAGGAACAAAGTAGTGCGCGTTTAATTTATCCAAAAAACGTGGAATTAAAACTTGAGACCGGTAAGCGAAGGTCAGAACTTGAAACTAAGTTTATTAACTTACTCTCGAAGCAGAGTGAAGTCAGTCAAACTGAGCTAGTTCATGATTCCAAGCTGGAGAATACTTTAATCCACACACCGCTTGCGCAAAAACTCCTCAGTTGCCTAGATGCTTGGCCGACTGCCGCAAAGGATAAGCTGAGTAGCGCGCAATTCCTCTCTTGGTATTCTGCTCAGAGGGTTAAGCTTGCTGATTATCGCCAAGCTTTAGCCAAGTTTGACCCGAAAATTAGTTCACAGTTACTCAGTGAACGAGTCCTGACACAACGCGCCATTACGCGATCGATTGTTGAAGCAAATCTTGCTTATCGATTGTTAATTGACCCAGATGCACCTGGGGTTGAACTAAAACCGCAAGATTCAATTTTAGGCTTTCAGGAGTGGAGTAAGATTCTACGACGTGTTCTTACTCAGAGTAGCTATGCCACACTAAGAACCAACGAATTTTACCAGAACGTAGTAAGCGTAAGCTTGTCGGAAAAAGCTCCGGGTGAAACCGAGGATTTAGCGGCGCGTGCATTGCGGGCGATTCAGAGCCGCAGTTCTAACCAACTTACCGCCTATGACGCTAAGTTTGAGGAGGAGTATCAAACTGCAACTGCCCTCAGCACCTATAGTGTTTCCGATCTGGAAATCCTAAGCGATTGCCCGCAGCGCTACTTTTTTCGCACAGTGCTTAAGCTTGAAAATTTAGATCAAGCCCCTGAGGATCGCATTCCAGCTGAAAGTGGAACACTCGTGCATGAAAGTTTGAAGCAATTCTATGCACTAAAAATTCCTGTCACCCGGGAAAATTTTCAAACTGCCTGTAATCATCTTAAGCAAATAGCACTTGAGCAATTTGAAAAGTCAAAAGAACGACAGCCTAGAGCAGCTTTAAAAGTGCTACCGACAATTGATTGGGATTCTTCAGCATTTTATCTTGCGGAAAAAGAATATATTCTTCGCGGTCTTGATCAGGCGTTAGACGCAAAAGTAAAATTACGTGGCCCATTGCGACGTGCACTAGAACTGCAACTTAACTACTTTAGTAGTTATCCAATCGCGGTTGAAGCGCAGTCATATGCTAATAAATCTGACCCGTTTTTCTATTTGGAGCGAGTTCAAGTTCGTGGAATTGTCGATCGCATTGACCAAGAGCAAAACAGATTTCACGTTTGGGACTATAAGACGGGCAGTGTCCCAAGTAGGGCTGATGTAAAGAAAAATCGAAGCCTACAGCCTGCGATTTATTCTGCAATTGTTGAAAAGCGTTTTGGTCAGGTTGCTCGTGTTGGCTTTATTCCGCTTGGCGGTAGAAACAATGAGCTCGAGGAGCCAACTGAAGTCACAGATTTGATTGATCAAGCAAAAACTCAGGACTTAATTCATAGGCTCGATCAAAGAGTACGCCAGGGTGATTTTAGTCAAGTGCTAGAGACTACAGCTTGTTCCTATTGTGAATTCTCGCGCATTTGCTTTCGCGATCAGCGCTTACTTGAGAAAAAACTTTTAGCGCAGCAAGCACAAGCAAAAAACACCACGCAGTCGACTCAGCTCGTAGTGAAAATCAAGCAGGAGCCAAGCACGGAGGTAAGCTCAAGTAGCTTTAGCCTCAGTCCGCTGCAGTTACTTGCTGCCGACCCACTCAAGAGCGTAGCCGTTAGAGCTGGGGCTGGATCGGGAAAAACTCAAGTCTTAGTCACACGCTATCTAAGACAGATCTTAATTGGTGCATCAGTAAAAAGTATTCTCGTGATTACTTTTACCGAGAAAGCGGCAGAGGAATTAAAACGCCGAATTTATCACGCGCTTGAACGCATGCAAAGCAGTCGCGCCTTTCTCGGAAACGAAATTTCAGAGGAAGCACTTAAGTCGGTTGAACTTGCCCGAGTTGATTTCTCGCAGGCGCGAATTAGCACAATTCATGGTTTTGCACGTGCATTAATTTTAAGAAGTGGACTTGAGCGCTATCAGCATACTCGAATTATTGCACCGCTTGAGCGTGAAGAATTGCTCTCAGAGATTTTTAGATCTGTGCTAGTCAATTCTAAAAGTGATCAACTTTTAAAGCTATACCGTCATGACATAGCTCGCCAGCGTCTCGCAGATTTAATCAAGCAAGCTATCTCTGAGCGCTTCCATGGTAAAGTTAAAGCTCAATATCAGCGTGAAGCATTGGAGCAGGATATTCGTTTACTACTGCAAGAACTTGCCGAAGTGAATTTTGAGAAGCTCATCTCACAATTAAAATTTTGGAATGAAGTTCAAAGACGCTGGTTTAGCGATGCTCAAGCAAGTCTTGAGACGCCGCAGCAGGAAATTTATGCGGGAATTCTAGAACGCACTGAAAAGCTTGAGCAGCAGCTAACCAGTCCAGCTGAGCTCAGTCAG
The bacterium DNA segment above includes these coding regions:
- a CDS encoding heme lyase CcmF/NrfE family subunit — protein: ILFLTHDYRFGYVWKTSNNEMHPLYLISAVWGGMDGSMLLWAVVTSIYGIFCVRSLRFAQQTFRSATYAFFHAGTLFFYSVVCFFTNPFRLLPTEQIPSDGSGLNPLLQNPSMLIHPPCLYLGFTGLLVPAALMCGALMTRSLTADWLASLRRATLIPWAFLTCGIILGGHWAYIELGWGGFWAWDPVENASFLPWLTSTALIHSIMVQERRGILKFWNALLAFLSYGLCVFGTFLTRSGVVQSVHAFAETDVGWVFLSYLAIYTLSIALICFARWEQFAAENPIETFYSREAVFLINNLLLVSICFATCWGVLFPVISEAVVGEKSVVGPPFFNQVNSPLFLCLLFLMGTGPLLAWRRTSLSKLKSLLAFPLLVGSAATVTLFIIDLSRPLAALSFGILLMGMTTILAEFRRGLRVQNEILPNMKRLSLAAIWRLIRQKPRRYCGYLVHAGIYVMALGIIASSVYKIERDVSLVPGEAVEIGRYRIELANLREQSFPNYQALIAEVKVLDRNNSLIQILFPEQRFYPRGEQVTSEVAVHSTLLEDVYLALGGLDNSSSESRAAFKIFLNPLQVWLWIGAGVLFCGIFLLIVLTRLEPVAVVAGGSARVVSPVSGRQHA
- a CDS encoding ABC transporter ATP-binding protein; the encoded protein is MEQANFIFEDLSKWFGRKPVFTKLSCKLTAGEILGIRGQNGSGKTTLLRCLAGLNSPTSGKISWPNQVAKQLKRPVLGVLDHDNFFYETLKLIEILKIHATIRGLDDLAVTRVLDDFGLQEIKFDLISTLSQGFRRRAALAVAFLGDPLVLILDEPFSNLDAKSAGKLVDLLRQRKSSTSVTLLSYHQQAEVQDLCDYSLDLSNGLESDISRGASR
- the ccsA gene encoding cytochrome c biogenesis protein CcsA, encoding MSNILSPEQLISSVWARWVLPSLSVLLICLVQYLIFIVVPDENVMGSAQRIFYFHVGAAFTSYLMIAILFIASVYYLWSADARSDHFARAAAEIALLFASIVLITGMIWGKSSWNTYWRWEPRIVSQLILWLTLAGYVLVRKLLATEEVQAARFAAVLGVLATVLVPVVIFSIRLIEPSAQLHPQVISNQGLRAPSFVWTLLTATLALGTFASWLWLLLVAKLFLQAEITNLSRQRHLEE
- a CDS encoding CcmD family protein; its protein translation is MNSNTPQTYWYLFLGYTAFWLLISAFLVVFGNKLRKMNDEIVRLKERNSK
- the galU gene encoding UTP--glucose-1-phosphate uridylyltransferase GalU, producing the protein MSKQVRKAVIPAAGLGTRFLPATKSVPKELLPIVDTPTVQYIVKEASDSGIETVIFITGRGKNAIIDHFDIYPELEAKLQGEGKSELLKALHDTSYLAKFVSVRQGEPRGLGHAVLCAKDVVGEEPFVVLLGDDLVDAVTPCTQQMIDIYNKYQKSVVALMRVGDEDVSKFGICGGHQIAERVYELDTMVEKPSLTDAPSNLAIVGRYVLGPNIFKYLEETDPGKNGEIQLTDAMERMMKTEGFIGYEFSGQRFDAGDKFGFIQAGIHYGLKRRDIAPRLKAYMRELLNSNS
- a CDS encoding UvrD-helicase domain-containing protein, with amino-acid sequence MNCSDIAWKILLSNQAHAVRSGIIRENPRKLTLIQAECLLQWVIQQADLSNRLVSGTLYRYISALRHFALDDQAFAEVIDAHGLSLPHKKYREQALLLRDQFDEVQRRLNYFAEERILELAFELLSQEQSSARLIYPKNVELKLETGKRRSELETKFINLLSKQSEVSQTELVHDSKLENTLIHTPLAQKLLSCLDAWPTAAKDKLSSAQFLSWYSAQRVKLADYRQALAKFDPKISSQLLSERVLTQRAITRSIVEANLAYRLLIDPDAPGVELKPQDSILGFQEWSKILRRVLTQSSYATLRTNEFYQNVVSVSLSEKAPGETEDLAARALRAIQSRSSNQLTAYDAKFEEEYQTATALSTYSVSDLEILSDCPQRYFFRTVLKLENLDQAPEDRIPAESGTLVHESLKQFYALKIPVTRENFQTACNHLKQIALEQFEKSKERQPRAALKVLPTIDWDSSAFYLAEKEYILRGLDQALDAKVKLRGPLRRALELQLNYFSSYPIAVEAQSYANKSDPFFYLERVQVRGIVDRIDQEQNRFHVWDYKTGSVPSRADVKKNRSLQPAIYSAIVEKRFGQVARVGFIPLGGRNNELEEPTEVTDLIDQAKTQDLIHRLDQRVRQGDFSQVLETTACSYCEFSRICFRDQRLLEKKLLAQQAQAKNTTQSTQLVVKIKQEPSTEVSSSSFSLSPLQLLAADPLKSVAVRAGAGSGKTQVLVTRYLRQILIGASVKSILVITFTEKAAEELKRRIYHALERMQSSRAFLGNEISEEALKSVELARVDFSQARISTIHGFARALILRSGLERYQHTRIIAPLEREELLSEIFRSVLVNSKSDQLLKLYRHDIARQRLADLIKQAISERFHGKVKAQYQREALEQDIRLLLQELAEVNFEKLISQLKFWNEVQRRWFSDAQASLETPQQEIYAGILERTEKLEQQLTSPAELSQHRENIAELSNYLNLYRRRALKKPKNYLKILADLLEQILPEISSLEAELAFIELTEDFEKVASAVAYNYQQSKLQRGAVDFFDLLLGAEEILSNYRGGGGNQSSHAGFKYLDQIRHLMLDEFQDTDARQWQIVKHLLTDEGRTLFVVGDEKQSIYRFRGAEVNLFREAVQAVEARNGRVISLTENYRSEPQILDFVNHVFATEMADLNFEPLTAKLPSSGNSSVEVFFVSGKADSDKDAAEAQLIAREIKSREIQNGGTKNWIAPQQEIAILARTRLQLEKLALALGAAGIPYTVKNNQAFFELQEVNEVELFLKFIAARIDGKLDAISLVGLLRSSLLGYSDQQIYKLSLQHDSWEKCALSLPQIATWCQLAQIIPAIDLLESIFLSPHFGGGLQALGYAERIANVQLLIATMRELDPLLQSYEKLARWIAYERSSGGHALANDSLAKNKSVENRDRNQAPLPVVLSTIHAAKGLEFDTVILPFLSSKLRERSDAILGNLGSNEILCLPPRKNQSVVYQTLKKSEKISDHQEELRIYYVACTRAKKRLLLSVRDDVLKQLENESSKYTFGATLLSKGQLDDEESPHCFIYNQSQIPVKVLDLSTL